From a region of the Pectobacterium aquaticum genome:
- the recB gene encoding exodeoxyribonuclease V subunit beta: MKNAAPQSLDVMTLPLLGERLIEASAGTGKTYTLAALYLRLLLGLGKQAAYPRPLLVEEILVVTFTEAATEELRERIRARIHALRIACLRKSAQGEEAEKPKDASLAQLLAEISDHRDAADVLLAAERQMDEAAIYTIHGFCQRMLSTNAFESGVLFEQVLIEDEQPLRRQACADFWRRYCYPLPVEVARIIGLEWKGPENLLADLAPYLHGEPPAFRLPPQEDETLLSRHEKIVATIDAYKQRWLASAVDLESLIVASGVDKRSYSSKHLPNWLQKVMLWAEQPTLDYQLPKDLVRFAQQTLIEKTKKGEPPVHALFEETERLLEAPLSLRDLVIVRALSAIRDSVREEKRQRAELGFDDLLSRLDVALQQPGGEQLASAIRERYPVAMIDEFQDTDPQQYRIFRTLYVGQSQCGLLLIGDPKQAIYAFRGADIFTYMHARGEVAAHYTLGTNWRSSHQMVRGVNRLFERLENPFIFQNIPFLPVKPAESKRGLVFEVAGQPQPALQFWLTGSEPIGIGDYQQRMARQCAAQIRDWLAASQRSEAWLITDDSRRLVRASDMSVLVRSRREASLIRDALSRLSIPSVYLSNRDSVFSTPEASDMLWLLQAVLAPEQERTLRSAMATALMGLDAEQVDALGQSEAAWDALVDEFAGYRALWRQRGVLPMLRALMSQHQLAENLLASAEGERRITDILHIGELLQDASATLDSEHALVRWLSQQIVQPNPQAENQQLRLESDRHLVQIVTIHKSKGLEYPLVWLPFISNFRVQDQGIYHDRENYHAVLDLQNNEESQALAEEERLAEDLRLLYVALTRSIYHCSVGVAPVQRSRKKDGSSDMHQSALGYLLQRGKEAEAATLVSELEGMVGDGVALTPLQATEEQRWQPDRPELAELRARHIERQLRDGWRVTSYSGLQQQGSASAQDLVPRLDIEAIGERQEADETQLTPHTFPRGASPGTFLHSLFETLDFTQPVEDDWLAEQLQLQGFEAHWNPVLKAWMDTLLHTPLNEQGIALSALDNADKQAELQFYIPIDAPIQAAQLDRLAKHHDPLSARCPALSFQQVKGMLKGFIDLVFRWEGRYYLLDYKSNWLGPDASAYTQTAMMQSMAEHRYDLQYQLYTLALHRYLRHRIADYDYERHFGGVFYLFLRGVEASHPGNGIFACRPSTEFVFGLDALFKGKTLDDADTGIPS, translated from the coding sequence ATGAAAAATGCCGCGCCGCAATCATTAGACGTTATGACGTTGCCGCTCCTCGGAGAGCGGCTGATTGAGGCGTCGGCCGGAACGGGGAAAACCTATACGCTGGCTGCGCTTTACCTGCGCCTGCTATTGGGGCTGGGGAAGCAAGCCGCGTATCCACGTCCACTACTGGTCGAGGAAATTCTGGTTGTGACCTTTACGGAGGCTGCGACCGAAGAATTGCGGGAGCGTATTCGTGCCAGAATTCACGCGTTGCGCATCGCCTGCCTGCGTAAAAGCGCGCAGGGTGAAGAAGCAGAGAAGCCTAAGGATGCTTCGCTAGCGCAACTGCTGGCGGAGATTTCGGACCACCGCGATGCGGCCGACGTATTGCTGGCGGCTGAACGCCAAATGGACGAAGCGGCGATCTACACGATCCACGGCTTCTGCCAGCGTATGCTCAGTACCAATGCGTTTGAATCCGGCGTGCTTTTCGAACAGGTGCTGATAGAAGATGAACAGCCGCTGCGCCGTCAGGCCTGCGCTGATTTCTGGCGTCGTTATTGCTACCCGCTGCCAGTCGAGGTCGCACGCATTATCGGTCTGGAGTGGAAAGGGCCGGAAAACCTGCTGGCCGATCTGGCGCCTTATCTGCACGGTGAACCCCCTGCGTTTCGCTTGCCGCCACAAGAAGATGAAACGCTACTGAGTCGACATGAGAAGATCGTAGCGACGATCGATGCATACAAACAACGCTGGCTGGCGTCAGCCGTGGATCTGGAATCGCTGATCGTGGCTTCTGGCGTTGATAAACGCAGCTACAGTAGTAAGCATCTTCCCAACTGGCTACAGAAAGTTATGCTGTGGGCAGAGCAGCCGACGCTGGATTATCAACTGCCGAAAGATCTGGTGAGATTTGCCCAGCAAACGCTAATCGAGAAAACGAAGAAAGGCGAGCCGCCTGTTCATGCCCTCTTTGAGGAGACCGAACGGCTACTTGAAGCGCCGCTGTCGCTGCGTGATTTAGTCATTGTCCGTGCGCTGTCGGCGATCCGGGATTCAGTGCGTGAGGAAAAACGACAGCGTGCAGAACTGGGATTTGACGATCTGCTGAGCCGTCTGGATGTTGCGTTGCAGCAGCCGGGTGGGGAACAGCTTGCCAGCGCCATTCGCGAACGCTATCCGGTGGCGATGATCGATGAGTTTCAGGATACCGACCCCCAACAGTACCGTATTTTCCGAACGCTGTACGTCGGGCAGTCGCAGTGTGGGCTGCTGCTGATCGGTGACCCTAAGCAGGCTATTTATGCGTTTCGCGGTGCGGATATTTTTACCTATATGCACGCACGCGGAGAAGTGGCCGCACACTATACGCTGGGCACGAACTGGCGCTCGTCGCACCAGATGGTACGCGGCGTTAACCGCTTGTTTGAACGTCTGGAGAATCCTTTTATTTTCCAAAATATCCCTTTTCTGCCAGTCAAGCCGGCTGAATCTAAGCGCGGTTTGGTGTTTGAGGTTGCGGGACAGCCGCAGCCTGCGCTGCAATTCTGGCTAACGGGTTCGGAACCGATTGGCATAGGAGATTATCAGCAGCGGATGGCGCGCCAGTGTGCGGCGCAGATTCGTGATTGGCTGGCGGCCAGCCAGCGTAGCGAAGCTTGGCTGATCACCGACGATTCTCGCCGTTTGGTCAGGGCATCTGACATGAGCGTGCTGGTGCGTAGCCGACGTGAAGCCTCGCTGATTCGTGACGCGCTGAGCCGTTTATCCATTCCCTCGGTGTATCTGTCCAATCGAGACAGCGTATTCAGTACGCCAGAAGCCAGCGATATGTTGTGGCTGTTGCAGGCGGTGCTGGCACCCGAGCAAGAGCGCACGTTACGCAGCGCCATGGCGACGGCCTTGATGGGGTTGGATGCCGAACAGGTTGATGCCTTAGGGCAAAGCGAAGCCGCATGGGATGCGCTGGTGGATGAATTTGCGGGCTACCGTGCTCTGTGGCGTCAGCGCGGCGTGCTGCCGATGTTGCGGGCGTTGATGAGTCAACATCAACTGGCGGAGAACCTGCTGGCGAGTGCTGAGGGCGAACGCCGGATTACCGATATTTTGCACATCGGTGAATTGTTGCAGGATGCCTCCGCAACGCTTGATAGCGAACATGCGCTGGTGCGCTGGCTATCACAGCAGATCGTCCAACCTAATCCGCAGGCAGAGAACCAGCAGCTACGTTTGGAAAGCGATCGTCACCTGGTGCAGATCGTGACGATCCACAAATCGAAAGGGCTCGAGTATCCGCTGGTGTGGCTGCCTTTCATCAGTAACTTCCGCGTGCAGGATCAGGGAATTTATCACGATCGAGAGAACTATCATGCCGTGTTGGATCTGCAAAATAATGAAGAAAGCCAGGCGCTAGCGGAAGAAGAGCGGCTGGCGGAAGATTTGCGTTTGCTGTATGTCGCGCTGACCCGTTCTATCTACCACTGTAGCGTGGGCGTCGCGCCGGTTCAGCGGTCGCGTAAGAAAGACGGCAGCAGCGATATGCACCAGAGCGCGCTGGGCTATTTACTCCAACGGGGTAAAGAAGCCGAGGCTGCCACGTTAGTCAGCGAGCTGGAAGGCATGGTTGGCGATGGTGTCGCATTAACACCGCTACAGGCAACGGAAGAACAGCGCTGGCAGCCGGATAGACCAGAATTGGCAGAGTTGCGGGCTCGTCACATTGAACGCCAACTGCGCGACGGCTGGCGAGTAACCAGCTATTCGGGGCTTCAGCAGCAGGGTTCTGCAAGCGCACAGGATCTGGTGCCGCGTCTGGATATCGAAGCGATAGGTGAGCGTCAAGAAGCGGATGAAACCCAACTGACACCGCATACGTTCCCGCGCGGTGCGAGTCCGGGAACGTTTTTGCATAGCCTGTTTGAAACGCTGGATTTTACTCAGCCCGTTGAGGATGACTGGCTAGCTGAGCAACTGCAGCTACAGGGATTTGAAGCGCATTGGAACCCAGTGTTAAAGGCGTGGATGGATACGCTTTTGCATACGCCGCTTAATGAGCAAGGGATCGCGCTATCGGCGCTGGATAACGCCGATAAGCAGGCCGAATTACAGTTCTATATACCGATTGATGCGCCAATACAGGCGGCGCAGCTCGATCGGTTGGCAAAGCATCACGATCCGCTATCCGCGCGGTGTCCAGCGCTCTCTTTTCAGCAGGTGAAAGGCATGCTGAAAGGGTTTATCGATCTGGTGTTCCGCTGGGAAGGGCGCTATTACCTGCTGGACTATAAGTCCAACTGGCTCGGCCCTGATGCCAGCGCGTACACCCAAACGGCCATGATGCAGTCGATGGCTGAACACCGCTACGACTTGCAATATCAGCTCTACACGTTGGCTTTGCACCGCTATCTGCGTCATCGCATTGCGGATTATGACTATGAGCGCCATTTTGGTGGGGTTTTTTATCTGTTTTTACGCGGCGTTGAAGCGTCGCATCCCGGCAATGGCATTTTTGCTTGTCGTCCCTCTACTGAATTTGTTTTCGGGCTGGATGCGCTCTTCAAGGGAAAGACGCTTGACGATGCTGATACAGGAATTCCCTCATGA
- the ptrA gene encoding pitrilysin, with product MRKQWVWITGWFLLFTFWLPASWAETGWQPLAQTIRKSEKDPRHYQAIKLDNGMTVLLVSDPQAPKSLASLALPIGSLDDPNNQLGLAHYLEHMVLMGSKRYPEPEALSEFLKKHGGSHNASTASYRTAFYLEVENDALRPAVDRMADAIAEPLLDPVNADRERNAVNAELTMARSRDGHRMAQVGAETLNPAHPSARFSGGNLETLSDKPGSKLHDELVKFYQKYYSANLMKGVIYSNQPLPELAKLAVDTFGRIPNHNASVPAVTVPVATEKQRGVMIHYVPAQPRKQLRIEFRVSDISQAFRSKTDTYISYLIGNRSQNTLSDWLQKEGLVESIGAGSSPIIDRNGGMFAISASLTDKGLAQRDEVIAAIFRYLQQIRTEGIQQRYFDEIAHVLDLDFRYPSISRDMDYIEWLVDTMLLVPVEHTLDAQYVADRYDPKAIAARLDEMTPQNARVWVISPNEPHNKVAYFVDAPYEMNKIPSATFAKWKTLGQKMSLSLPTINPYIPDDFSLIKADKAMTKPTLLLNQPGLRVLYMPSHYFADEPKAEITLFLRNQEARSTARNQVLFALNDYLAGLALDELSYQASIGGISFSTRSNDGLVISANGYTQHLPQLLLTLADGYASFTSTEAQLEQAKSWYIQQLDAVEKSKAFEQALQPVQAISQLPYFERAERRNLLKDIRLQDVVNYRKDLLQKATPEMLVVGNLAPEKVTELANTLKTHLKASGDNLSRSDDVKVSKPQLANLQRSGSSTDSALAAVYVPTGYSETESMAYSSVLGQIVQPWFYSQLRTEEQLGYAVFAFPTTVGRQMGIAFLLQSNSKQPAYLYQRYEDFYLKAQKRLREMSEEEFTQYKQGVMNELNQRPQTLGEEASRLRRDLDQENFAFDSREKLLEQIKPLTVAQLADFFQKALKPEGLAILSQVSGSHHGKADYAAPKGWHTYADASSLQKTLPREKAPTMIPAPAASTVVGKVPAE from the coding sequence ATGCGTAAACAGTGGGTCTGGATTACCGGGTGGTTTCTTTTATTCACATTCTGGCTTCCGGCGAGTTGGGCTGAGACGGGCTGGCAGCCTCTGGCTCAGACGATTCGAAAAAGCGAAAAAGATCCGCGGCACTATCAGGCGATCAAACTGGATAATGGAATGACCGTTCTGCTGGTTTCCGATCCGCAGGCACCCAAATCGCTGGCATCACTGGCGCTGCCTATTGGCTCGCTGGACGATCCCAATAATCAACTGGGATTAGCGCATTACCTCGAACATATGGTGCTGATGGGATCGAAACGTTATCCAGAGCCAGAGGCGCTGTCTGAATTTTTGAAAAAGCATGGCGGTAGCCACAATGCCAGCACGGCGTCTTACCGCACAGCGTTTTATCTGGAAGTGGAAAATGATGCACTGCGGCCCGCCGTCGATCGGATGGCGGATGCAATTGCGGAGCCGCTGCTCGATCCGGTGAATGCCGATCGTGAGCGTAATGCGGTCAATGCGGAATTAACGATGGCGCGTTCGCGCGACGGTCACCGCATGGCGCAGGTGGGGGCGGAAACGCTGAACCCGGCGCACCCGAGCGCGCGTTTTTCGGGGGGCAATCTTGAAACCCTGAGCGATAAACCCGGCAGTAAACTGCATGATGAGCTGGTGAAGTTCTATCAGAAATACTACTCAGCCAACCTGATGAAAGGGGTGATTTACAGCAATCAACCTCTGCCTGAACTGGCGAAACTGGCGGTCGACACATTCGGGCGCATTCCCAATCACAACGCCAGCGTTCCTGCGGTTACCGTTCCTGTGGCGACGGAAAAGCAGCGCGGCGTAATGATTCACTATGTTCCTGCTCAGCCTAGAAAACAGCTGCGCATTGAGTTTCGTGTCAGCGATATTAGCCAGGCGTTTCGCAGCAAGACGGATACCTATATTAGCTATCTGATCGGCAACCGCAGCCAGAATACGCTCTCTGACTGGTTGCAAAAGGAAGGGCTGGTTGAGTCTATCGGGGCAGGTTCTTCGCCGATCATCGACCGTAACGGCGGCATGTTTGCTATTTCAGCCTCGCTGACCGATAAAGGTCTGGCACAGCGTGATGAAGTGATCGCTGCAATATTCCGTTACCTGCAACAAATCCGCACAGAAGGGATTCAGCAGCGCTATTTTGATGAGATCGCGCATGTCCTGGATCTGGATTTCCGCTATCCGTCCATCAGCCGTGATATGGACTACATCGAATGGTTGGTGGATACCATGCTGCTCGTGCCGGTCGAACATACGCTTGATGCCCAGTATGTCGCCGATCGCTACGATCCGAAGGCTATCGCTGCACGACTGGACGAGATGACGCCGCAGAACGCGCGCGTCTGGGTCATCAGCCCGAATGAGCCGCATAATAAAGTGGCCTACTTTGTCGATGCGCCGTACGAGATGAATAAAATCCCGTCAGCAACATTCGCAAAATGGAAAACGCTGGGGCAGAAAATGTCACTGTCGTTGCCGACGATCAATCCCTATATCCCGGATGATTTCTCCCTGATCAAAGCCGATAAGGCGATGACCAAACCGACGCTCCTGCTGAATCAGCCAGGGCTGCGCGTGCTGTATATGCCAAGCCACTACTTTGCCGATGAACCGAAAGCGGAAATCACGCTGTTCCTGCGTAATCAGGAAGCGCGCAGTACCGCCCGTAATCAGGTGCTGTTTGCGTTAAACGATTATCTGGCAGGTCTGGCGCTGGATGAACTCAGCTATCAGGCTTCGATCGGTGGCATCAGTTTCTCCACTCGCAGCAATGATGGTCTGGTGATTAGCGCCAATGGCTATACCCAGCATTTGCCACAGTTGCTGCTGACGTTGGCGGATGGCTACGCCTCCTTTACCTCGACGGAAGCACAGTTGGAGCAGGCGAAATCCTGGTACATACAGCAGTTGGATGCGGTAGAGAAATCAAAAGCCTTTGAACAGGCGTTACAGCCGGTTCAGGCGATATCGCAATTGCCTTACTTTGAGCGCGCAGAACGTCGTAACCTGCTGAAGGATATCCGTTTACAGGATGTGGTTAACTACCGCAAAGACCTGCTGCAAAAAGCCACGCCGGAAATGCTGGTTGTCGGCAATCTGGCACCAGAGAAAGTCACCGAGCTGGCGAACACGCTGAAAACGCATCTGAAGGCCAGTGGCGACAATCTGTCGCGCAGCGATGATGTCAAAGTCAGTAAGCCGCAGCTTGCTAATCTACAGCGCTCGGGCAGCAGCACGGATTCTGCGTTAGCGGCGGTGTATGTACCGACGGGTTATTCGGAAACGGAAAGCATGGCGTATAGCTCGGTGCTGGGGCAGATCGTTCAGCCTTGGTTCTATAGCCAACTGAGAACGGAAGAGCAACTGGGTTATGCGGTGTTTGCCTTCCCGACGACGGTCGGCCGACAGATGGGCATTGCCTTCCTGCTGCAAAGCAACAGCAAACAGCCTGCTTATCTGTATCAGCGCTATGAAGATTTTTACCTGAAAGCGCAAAAACGACTGCGTGAAATGAGTGAAGAAGAGTTCACGCAGTATAAGCAGGGCGTGATGAATGAACTTAACCAGCGTCCGCAAACCTTAGGTGAAGAGGCTAGCCGACTGCGTCGCGATCTGGATCAGGAAAACTTTGCTTTTGATTCGCGCGAGAAACTGCTCGAACAAATCAAACCGCTGACGGTGGCGCAACTGGCAGATTTCTTCCAGAAGGCGCTGAAGCCTGAAGGCCTGGCTATTCTGTCGCAGGTTTCCGGTAGTCATCATGGTAAAGCCGACTATGCCGCACCGAAAGGATGGCACACCTACGCGGATGCGTCTTCATTGCAGAAAACGTTACCGCGTGAGAAAGCACCTACGATGATCCCTGCGCCAGCAGCATCGACAGTGGTCGGTAAGGTTCCAGCAGAATGA
- the recC gene encoding exodeoxyribonuclease V subunit gamma, producing MFRIYHSNQLDILKRLMVELIKRQPLADPFQQEVILVQSPGMAQWLQIELAGHFGIAANIQFPLPGVFLWNMCRHVLPDIPKESAFSKDAMTWKLMHLLPDLLAQPDFAALNHYLQDDDNQRKLHQLAGRVADLFDQYLIYRPEWIKAWQEGKQVDDLGGNQLWQSALWRALVDYTRELAQPEWHHAILYQRFITALEQAKACPKGLPPRVFICGISALPPIYLQALNALAQHIDVHLLFTNPCRHYWSDIQDYKFLAKLKARHRRLHRFDGEQPDETRPLFRDPSQAETLFNDDGKQSINNPLLASWGKLGRDNLYLLAELDSVQEIDAFVELDGENLLQTLQRDILELEDHAVVAVSHETQNTSMQKRLLALDDRSIDFHACHSPQREVEVLHDRLLAMMADDPELMPRDVIVMMADIDSYTPFIQAVFGNAPDNRYLPFAISDQRARHAHPALQAVISLLDLPTSRFTAEQVLALLEVPALAARFGIQEEGLRRLRLWVVESGVRWGLDDDNVRDLMLPPTGQHTWRFGLTRMLLGYAMDSQVGDWQGVLPYDESSGLIAELAGQLAELLMHIHHWRQRLSQPRVLVDWLPLCRELIETFFDADSETEAALALVEKQWQYVIGMGTMAHYPQQVPISRLRDELSRRLDQERLSQRFLAGSINFCTLMPMRSIPFKVVCLLGMNDGVYPRTLPPLGFDLMGRKIKRGDRSRRDDDRYLFLEALLSAQHKLYISYIGRSIQDNTRRYPSVLVSELTEYIAQSYVLPGDEALDIDSSAERVVKHLCREHSRMPFDANNFLPSPQPLSFAAEWLAAANQKGEAQPDFDREALSERASDRDVSLDDLKRFYRHPVRAFFQLRLGVSFMLHSDELLDEEPFVVDSLNRYQLNSELLNTLINEGDTEKLYRRARAAGELPYGAFGEIYWQEQQQEMAQLAARVRDELTPSLSVSREVDILLDGVRVRGWLNQVQPDGLLRWRPGTLSMKDGITLWLEHLAYCATGGQGESRLYGREDTAWRFAALSEAQAREHLAVMLDGYRQGMSKPLLLLNKAGSAWLAECYDRESDSLRADEDAQNKARTRLLQAWQGNMGMRGEGEDYYLQRIIRELDEKRMNEVIEAAQIWLLPPFRSNLA from the coding sequence ATGTTTAGAATCTATCACTCCAATCAGTTGGATATCTTGAAAAGACTGATGGTTGAGCTGATAAAACGTCAGCCGCTTGCAGATCCCTTCCAGCAGGAAGTGATTTTGGTGCAAAGCCCGGGGATGGCGCAGTGGCTGCAAATTGAACTGGCTGGACACTTCGGCATTGCTGCCAATATTCAATTCCCGCTGCCCGGTGTTTTTTTGTGGAATATGTGTCGCCATGTGCTGCCGGATATTCCAAAAGAAAGCGCTTTCAGCAAGGATGCGATGACGTGGAAGCTCATGCATTTGCTGCCCGATTTGTTGGCACAGCCTGATTTTGCGGCCCTTAACCACTATTTGCAGGATGACGATAACCAGCGCAAGCTGCATCAGCTTGCCGGACGCGTAGCGGATCTTTTCGATCAATATCTGATTTATCGCCCTGAGTGGATCAAGGCATGGCAAGAAGGGAAACAGGTTGACGATCTCGGTGGCAACCAGCTGTGGCAATCGGCGCTGTGGCGTGCGTTGGTTGACTACACTCGCGAACTGGCGCAGCCCGAATGGCACCATGCGATTTTGTATCAACGCTTTATTACTGCGCTAGAACAGGCAAAAGCGTGCCCGAAAGGCCTGCCGCCACGCGTTTTTATCTGCGGTATTTCGGCGTTACCCCCTATTTATTTACAGGCGTTGAACGCGCTGGCGCAGCATATTGACGTGCATCTGCTATTTACCAATCCCTGCCGCCATTACTGGAGTGACATTCAGGACTATAAATTTCTGGCGAAGCTAAAAGCCCGCCACCGTCGCCTACACCGCTTTGATGGTGAACAGCCTGATGAAACCCGCCCGCTCTTTCGCGATCCCTCACAGGCAGAAACGTTGTTCAACGACGACGGTAAACAGTCGATTAATAACCCCTTGCTGGCATCGTGGGGCAAGCTGGGGCGCGATAACCTTTATCTGCTGGCTGAGTTGGATAGCGTGCAGGAAATCGACGCCTTTGTTGAGTTGGATGGTGAAAATCTGCTGCAAACCTTGCAGCGCGACATTCTTGAGCTGGAAGACCACGCGGTGGTTGCCGTCAGCCACGAAACGCAGAACACCAGCATGCAAAAACGCCTGCTGGCACTCGACGATCGTTCGATCGATTTTCACGCCTGCCATAGCCCGCAGCGTGAGGTTGAAGTGCTTCACGATCGGCTGCTGGCTATGATGGCTGACGATCCTGAGCTGATGCCGCGCGACGTCATTGTGATGATGGCGGATATCGACAGCTATACGCCGTTTATTCAGGCGGTATTTGGTAACGCACCGGACAACCGTTACCTGCCTTTTGCCATCTCCGATCAGCGTGCGCGACATGCGCATCCCGCATTGCAGGCGGTAATCAGCCTGCTGGATTTACCGACGAGCCGTTTTACGGCAGAACAGGTTCTGGCATTGCTTGAAGTGCCCGCGCTGGCTGCGCGTTTCGGTATTCAGGAAGAAGGGCTACGTCGTCTGCGCCTGTGGGTAGTGGAATCAGGTGTGCGCTGGGGATTGGATGACGACAACGTGCGCGATCTGATGCTACCGCCAACGGGGCAACATACATGGCGTTTTGGCCTGACGAGAATGCTGCTGGGCTATGCGATGGACAGCCAGGTCGGCGACTGGCAGGGCGTATTGCCTTACGATGAATCCAGCGGCCTGATTGCCGAACTGGCTGGTCAACTGGCCGAACTGCTGATGCATATCCATCACTGGCGTCAGCGTCTGTCTCAGCCACGTGTGCTTGTTGACTGGTTACCGCTGTGTCGAGAGCTGATCGAAACCTTCTTTGATGCTGACAGCGAGACTGAAGCGGCGCTGGCATTGGTAGAAAAACAGTGGCAGTACGTGATTGGTATGGGCACGATGGCGCATTATCCGCAACAGGTGCCGATCTCCCGGTTACGTGATGAACTGTCGCGGCGTCTCGATCAGGAGCGGCTCAGCCAGCGTTTCCTGGCCGGTTCGATCAACTTTTGTACGCTGATGCCCATGCGTTCCATCCCGTTCAAGGTCGTGTGTTTGTTGGGTATGAATGACGGCGTTTATCCTCGAACGCTGCCGCCACTCGGGTTCGATCTGATGGGGCGGAAAATCAAGCGCGGCGATCGTAGCCGACGTGATGATGACCGCTATCTGTTTCTTGAGGCGCTTCTGTCGGCACAGCACAAACTCTATATCAGCTATATCGGGCGCTCGATCCAGGATAATACGCGTCGCTATCCTTCCGTATTGGTCAGCGAACTGACGGAATACATTGCACAAAGTTACGTCCTGCCGGGTGATGAAGCGCTGGATATCGATAGCAGCGCGGAGCGCGTGGTGAAGCACCTTTGCCGCGAACATAGCCGGATGCCTTTTGATGCGAATAACTTCCTGCCTTCACCGCAGCCGTTGAGCTTTGCGGCAGAGTGGCTGGCTGCGGCGAACCAAAAAGGGGAAGCGCAGCCTGATTTCGATCGTGAAGCCTTGTCCGAAAGAGCGAGTGATAGGGATGTTAGTCTGGACGATCTGAAGCGTTTTTATCGTCATCCTGTGCGAGCCTTTTTTCAACTGCGGCTTGGCGTGAGTTTTATGCTGCACAGCGATGAGCTGTTGGATGAAGAACCCTTTGTGGTTGATAGCCTTAACCGCTATCAGTTGAATAGCGAGTTGCTTAATACCTTGATTAATGAAGGCGATACGGAAAAACTGTATCGCCGTGCCAGAGCGGCGGGTGAACTGCCCTATGGCGCGTTCGGCGAAATTTACTGGCAGGAACAGCAGCAGGAGATGGCGCAGTTGGCTGCGCGTGTACGCGATGAATTAACGCCTTCGCTGTCGGTGAGTCGGGAAGTGGATATCCTCCTCGACGGCGTGCGCGTCAGGGGCTGGCTGAATCAGGTTCAGCCGGATGGTTTGCTGCGCTGGCGTCCGGGCACACTTTCGATGAAGGATGGCATTACGCTGTGGTTGGAACATCTGGCCTACTGCGCAACGGGCGGACAGGGTGAAAGCCGGCTGTATGGGCGGGAAGACACGGCGTGGCGCTTTGCTGCCTTGTCGGAAGCGCAGGCCAGAGAACATTTGGCCGTCATGCTGGATGGATATCGTCAGGGAATGAGCAAGCCGCTGTTATTGCTAAATAAAGCAGGGAGCGCCTGGCTGGCTGAATGTTATGATCGTGAAAGTGATAGCCTGCGGGCGGATGAGGACGCGCAGAACAAAGCGCGCACCCGGTTACTGCAAGCCTGGCAGGGCAACATGGGAATGCGGGGTGAAGGTGAGGATTATTACCTGCAACGCATTATTCGTGAGTTGGATGAAAAGCGAATGAATGAGGTGATTGAAGCGGCGCAAATCTGGCTACTGCCACCGTTCCGCTCTAATCTGGCGTGA
- a CDS encoding prepilin-type N-terminal cleavage/methylation domain-containing protein, whose product MQRSSAMNNRLRSRQSGFSLPETLVAALLFAVSLMGLLQYHQILQQSFQHQLQQRQAWRFAMQQLEAYEAGVSYDPFALGHEESLSKNWQFSVSEQLQGPECRQVTARVMTPRRYQATLNRWFCLSSPVG is encoded by the coding sequence ATGCAACGGAGTAGCGCAATGAACAACAGGCTCAGGAGTCGTCAATCTGGTTTCAGCCTGCCGGAGACGCTGGTTGCGGCGCTGCTGTTCGCCGTGTCGCTGATGGGGTTACTGCAATATCACCAGATCTTGCAGCAATCATTTCAACACCAGTTGCAGCAGCGTCAGGCGTGGCGGTTCGCTATGCAGCAACTGGAAGCCTATGAAGCGGGTGTGTCGTATGATCCGTTCGCGCTTGGTCATGAAGAATCTCTTAGCAAAAACTGGCAGTTTAGCGTGTCAGAGCAGTTACAGGGCCCAGAATGCCGTCAGGTAACGGCAAGAGTCATGACGCCACGTCGCTATCAGGCTACACTAAACCGTTGGTTTTGCCTGTCATCGCCTGTTGGGTAG
- a CDS encoding YgdB family protein — MKKGHQEGSGTLAMVLLIAIIGLLLMSGLQRQLDAAIQVGNDERHYLQAFNQALSSLNWGRGQRWSALTENWQCQRLSAEQLVVCLRAASDGEQGLLRGEGTLPASALPLTLYQRVSFSALSSGQIAIQPLGNGWLDFCPDKDVARCDATE, encoded by the coding sequence ATGAAAAAAGGACATCAGGAGGGGAGTGGAACGCTGGCTATGGTGCTGCTCATCGCCATTATCGGCCTGCTGTTGATGTCCGGTTTGCAACGCCAGCTTGATGCTGCCATTCAGGTGGGTAACGATGAACGGCACTATCTGCAAGCGTTCAATCAGGCATTGTCCTCGCTGAATTGGGGAAGAGGGCAGCGTTGGAGCGCGCTAACGGAAAACTGGCAGTGCCAGCGGCTGTCGGCAGAACAGCTCGTAGTGTGCCTGCGTGCGGCCTCGGATGGGGAGCAAGGATTACTGCGTGGCGAAGGAACTCTTCCTGCTTCAGCGCTGCCGTTGACGTTGTACCAACGCGTGTCCTTTTCGGCACTGTCGTCGGGCCAGATTGCGATTCAACCATTGGGTAACGGCTGGTTAGACTTTTGCCCGGATAAAGATGTCGCACGCTGTGATGCAACGGAGTAG